In Deltaproteobacteria bacterium, the genomic window CTGGATGGCGGACGTCTGGTCCAAGTCCGGCGGACGGCTCCGCTGGGTGGTGGTGCCGCCGCTCCACTCCATGGACGCCTCGCTGGAGGAAATGCGCAAGGGCAAGGCCAACGGCGCGGCGGGCGTCACCCTGCGCGGTCTGGAGAGCGACCGGAGCATCGCCGAACCGTACTTCTTTCCGCTGTATGAAGAGGCCGAGATGCTCGACTTGCCCGTGTGCATCCACACCGGGTCGGGCTCCCGCACCCTGCTCAACCTCTTCGACCTGGCCGTCAGCTCGGTGTTCGCCAACCAGGTGGTGCTGCCGTTGTTCGCGTTCCGCGACATCGTCGCCAACCACCTGCCTGCGCGCTACCCCGGCCTGCGCTTCGGCTTCATCGAGGCCAAGGCGAGCTGGATCCCGTACCTGCTGCACGTGCTCCGGCGCGAGTCCCGGGCGGCGGTCGCTGGCGGCCGAAAGGGCATCCAGCGCCCCCGCTGGAAGCACGAGACTCACGTGGAGCTGTTCCAGGACTATCGCATCTACGTCGCCTGCGAGGCGGACGAGGACCTTCCCTACCTGCTCAACTACACCGGCGAGGACAACCTGCTCATCGGCTCGGACTACGGGCACACCGACCCGGCCAACGAGCCGCGCATGGTGGACGTCATGCGGCAGCGCGAGGACCTCCCGGCCCGCGTCATCGAGAAGATTCTGGTGGACAACCCCAAGGCGTTCTACGGCCTCTGACCGGGAGGTGTCCGCCGGACCGAGCCGGCCGCGGCATTGCCTTGCGGGCTAGGAGCATGTCGGGGAATTCGTATGGTGTCCTTCGACTTCGCTTCGCTGACGCTCCGCTACGCTCAGGACGAACGGTTGTGATAGTCTTGTCCTGAACCCTTCGGCAAAGCCTGTCCCGAGCTTGCCGAAGGGCTCAGGGCGAACGAAATCGAAGGACGGTTCAACTACCCGGACAGACTCCCAAGAGCCTGGGGTGCCCCGCGCGGCCGGGCGATGCACAGGAGGCGCCACAGTGGCGGATTCGCAGGAGAGCATGAGTGAACGGGCGGCACGGGAGGTCGGCGTGCTGCTGGGCAAGTGCGCGGCGGGAGAGGCGGAGGTCGCTGCCACCTACTTCAGCCGGCCGCGGCCCAGGGAAGACCACATCCGGTTTCTGAGACAGCAGACCGGCCGGGAACTGACCCGCGTGTACCAGTTGGGCGGCCTGCTGGCCAATCAGTTGGGGTGGCTGGGCGTCACGGTGGACCGGCACACCTACCTCAAGACCCTGGAGAAGCTTCACGAGGAGACCAACCACTACGTCATGTGCCACGACGTGCTGGCATGGTTCACGGGCGAGCAGCCCTTCATCGGCGAACTGCGCCGCTACGACATCTTCAATCCCGATCCGACCCTCCCCGAAAACGAGGCCAGCATCCGGTTGTCCCGTGAGAAGAAAGCCATCGCCGACGAGCTGGCGGCGGAGGGGGCGCCCTGGGCAGCCCTGGTGGGGGACGAAGGGGTGCTGGAGGGCGGCGGCTCGGGCACGTTCTTCGCCTTGAGCCGGATCAAGGGCGGCGAGCTCGAGCGACGGGTGGCCGAAGCCATGAAGGTGGTCCTGAACGACGAACTGCGGCACGGCGCCGACCAGTTGGAACGCTTCCACGACCTCGATTTGACGGAGGAAGACCTGGAGCGGATCAAGGGATACGTCAAGCGCCACGGCGACGCGCGGGTGCGGTTTCGCAACGCCCAGTTCAACTATCCGGTGAGCGAGGCACGCATGTGCGAGATCGAAGCCGGCAAGATCGAGCCGTTGTACGTCTGGGAAGAGGTCGTGCGGAGCGAGGCATGACGTACCCCCCGAGCCGCTCCCACGGATGAACAGGGCAGGACCGGATCCGCGCCCAGATGTCGGCGGCCCACGAGATCGAGGAACTCGACCGCGCCCTCGGGGCGTTCGCGGAAGTAGGGCGCGAACTGGGTGTCATTGACGAATAGCGTCCTTCGACGTCAGGTCGCCCGAGTGATGGATGGCGGACCCAACATCACCCAGGCGACCTGATGTCGAAGGACGCAAATGTCCGACAAACTCCCGGCGTGGAGGAACCGGCATGTACTCTCTCGAAGGACACAGCGCCGTCGTCACCGGCGGCGCCAGCGGCATCGGGCTCGCCACCGTCCGCCTGCTGGCGGAAGCGGGCGCCAACGTGGTCATCGCGGACATCAACGAAGAGGCCGGGGTGCAAGTGGTGGAGGAGTTGACGGAAAAAGGTGCGGGCGCGCTGTTTGTCAGGACCGACGTCACGCGGGGC contains:
- a CDS encoding amidohydrolase family protein, with the protein product MPGVIDADTHISESAGMWELMEPSMYPRRPVMTEVPDDTVYADINVLWLIDGNLFPKPAGRGGFRLVTPSRSKGQVRRQDVLIACREITDVPARLADMDRLGVDVQVIYPTLFLVYLTDDPELETALCRAYNDWMADVWSKSGGRLRWVVVPPLHSMDASLEEMRKGKANGAAGVTLRGLESDRSIAEPYFFPLYEEAEMLDLPVCIHTGSGSRTLLNLFDLAVSSVFANQVVLPLFAFRDIVANHLPARYPGLRFGFIEAKASWIPYLLHVLRRESRAAVAGGRKGIQRPRWKHETHVELFQDYRIYVACEADEDLPYLLNYTGEDNLLIGSDYGHTDPANEPRMVDVMRQREDLPARVIEKILVDNPKAFYGL